TTACTGTAACAgtataaaaattatgaatctGCCACATTTATTGTTACCTTTACCTTCACCATGATCATTAGGGTTAAGGAGTAATGGTAACGATAACGGTAACAGTAAAATGTGAtagattcataattctaagtaaataCGATCAATTATGTTTGCGATTCAAGCTTATTACAATTAATCTAccaatgaaattttattttgattacaCTAATTTTCATTACGGATTGATAAACGTGGCCTAAATATAGAAATATCAAAGGAATAATCAACATGTTGATAAAAGTTTAATActataaattttagatttttagaCTATCTGCTTTAATACCATATTAAATCACACAAAAATTTATACTATGGAGAgaagataaaattaaaacatattgctagtagaagtctatcaataatagactatATCGCTGTTAAGAGTCTATTAACGATAGATAGACTTTGCCATAtttgcaaattttttaaaatgttgtcCCACACTTGGTTATTATGCTTGAGAATGCTACCGATTACAGTTaccctaaatttaatattatatcatcttttaatataattcacTCAAATCAGAGCAATTATTCTAAACTATCTCAAGATTCAGATACcaccattttccttttcttcttcttttggctgAATAAATCCAACTCAAAAACTCAATTGTTTATATATCTTTTTGGGTAACTTCAAGCTACTGAGTTATTTGTGTCTTACCAAACCTacatgataataaaataaatcctcaaaattagaaaatattgAGTTGTTTGAAACTAAAATGGGATAAAAAGAAAACTGGTAAGAACTTTTTCCCAACAAAAAAGATGCATTCATATCCTTCTCTGTATGTCCGGTGGGTAGTTGAATCGGCCTTCAATGATAGATTTCAaatcgctctctctctctctcttccttcCCATCTTCTTCTTATTACATCACCATTTTCAACGATATCTACAACGTCAAAGTGCTTACTATTTTATAATAAAGTAATCCTTATAACCATTACAAAACAAATGTAAATTGGTCAATCCtcacttttcttctctttctcttcctaTTTCAGCCTTCCGGGTCTCTATAAATTGCATCTATTCATCTGGGTTTTGGCACAATTCTTTGAGACAAACACCAATAACTCTAACCAATTTCAACAAAATCCGACACTGTCTTAGCTAAGCTCTTTTCTTCCCCTTTTTCCTTCTCTGCTTGCTTCTTCCTTCACTCAAATCATATTCATGGCTGAGATTTCAGGATCAATCAACGGTCACCACACTGTTTCTTTGAACATCAAAGATGAATCCACAGCTGTGACCAGCAGAGAAGTAGCAGCTGATTGGCTCTCTGTACCTTTCATTCAAAAGGTCTTCCCCTGTTTCTatctctgaaaaaaaaaattcttgaaatCAAGTGTTACAATGATCCATTACAGATTATGCCAAAAGAACCCATTTACAGGgtttgattatgtgattgaatgactaattgatttttttttttttttttttttttgggtgtgGAAATAGTTGATTGCAGAGATTGTGGGGACATATTTCTTGATATTTGCTGGTGGGGCATCAGTGGTTGTGAATTTGAGCAAAGACAAAGTCATCACTTTCCCAGGGATTTCAATTGTTTGGGGTTTGGTTGTAATGGTGATGGTTTATTCTGTTGGTCATATCTCTGGTGCTCATTTCAACCCTGCTGTTACCATAGCCTTTGCCACTACCAAGAGATTTCCATGGAAACAGGTAAGCCAAACCAACTACTCATGCTaatatccattttttttcttgcttCAAGATGGTCCGATCTTCTTTGGTTTGATAAAATTCTTGAACCCCAAGATTCAATTAACCTCTAAAACAAGAAAGGCCAAagctttttccatttttggtGAGAATTCCAAGTTTGGTTAGGTTGTTAGACTCTTGTGCTTGTTACAGAGCCCCCCCTTTTTTCTCCAAACctgatttttttcattaattaacgATTCTAATCACATAAGACAAATGGGGTTGTACTGATTTGACTCTGATTccaaaacaattcaaattttattgcAGGTGCCAGCTTATGTGATAGCTCAAGTTCTTGGATCAACATTGGCAGCTGGAACACTTAGGCTAATATTTAATGGACACCAAGACCATTTTTCAGGGACTCTTCCAAGTGATTCATATTTGCAAACCTTTGTGATTGAATTCATCATCACATTTTACCTAATGTTTGTAGTGTCTGGTGTTGCCA
The nucleotide sequence above comes from Benincasa hispida cultivar B227 chromosome 3, ASM972705v1, whole genome shotgun sequence. Encoded proteins:
- the LOC120073900 gene encoding aquaporin NIP1-1, which codes for MAEISGSINGHHTVSLNIKDESTAVTSREVAADWLSVPFIQKLIAEIVGTYFLIFAGGASVVVNLSKDKVITFPGISIVWGLVVMVMVYSVGHISGAHFNPAVTIAFATTKRFPWKQVPAYVIAQVLGSTLAAGTLRLIFNGHQDHFSGTLPSDSYLQTFVIEFIITFYLMFVVSGVATDNRAIGELAGLAVGATVLLNVMFAGPITGASMNPARSLGPAIVSRQFKGLWIYIVAPIFGAISGALVYNTIRFTDKPLREITKSASFLKGQSRSGSS